From a single Methanobrevibacter sp. genomic region:
- a CDS encoding DUF4013 domain-containing protein, which yields MLDLFKNELKDAIRYPFIDWKNLIIIGTLMFAITISNKANLSKIDLAISILESLIPNYFNSNTIILIISVILLFLEMGYGSKIVYKGLLGENKPPKLNKIKKLVWEGFKKYCIVVIYGIVMTLLLKHAKSYFLADDIPLAIVFFILFNFVYLVLVGALLNRYESKGKFIKAFHYKEIFGLMKDIGAKDVFTIFICAVIGQIFVVSGFVDITEGGLTLFEIGISILTFFLAPISLISTKRLISLNLRRVYAEKDKKLKSSEKEYLE from the coding sequence ATGTTAGACCTATTTAAAAATGAATTAAAAGATGCAATAAGATATCCCTTTATAGATTGGAAAAACCTTATCATAATAGGGACCTTAATGTTTGCCATTACCATTTCAAACAAGGCTAATCTTAGCAAAATAGATTTGGCAATTTCTATTTTAGAAAGTCTTATTCCCAACTATTTTAATTCAAATACAATCATTTTAATCATTTCTGTTATTTTATTATTTCTGGAAATGGGATATGGGTCAAAGATAGTCTATAAAGGATTATTGGGAGAAAACAAGCCCCCTAAATTAAATAAAATCAAAAAATTAGTTTGGGAAGGGTTTAAGAAATATTGCATCGTTGTAATTTATGGTATTGTGATGACACTTCTGCTTAAGCATGCAAAATCCTATTTCCTTGCAGATGATATTCCTTTGGCAATTGTATTTTTCATATTATTCAATTTTGTTTATTTGGTCTTGGTAGGGGCTCTTCTTAATAGATATGAAAGTAAGGGAAAGTTCATTAAGGCTTTTCACTACAAGGAAATCTTCGGCTTGATGAAGGACATTGGCGCAAAAGATGTCTTTACAATTTTCATCTGTGCTGTCATAGGCCAAATCTTTGTAGTGAGCGGTTTTGTTGACATTACAGAAGGTGGCCTAACCCTTTTTGAAATTGGCATTTCAATCCTGACTTTCTTTTTGGCTCCGATTAGTTTAATATCTACAAAAAGACTGATCTCCTTGAATCTAAGAAGAGTATACGCTGAGAAGGATAAAAAATTAAAATCATCCGAAAAAGAATATTTGGAATAA